One genomic region from Glaciimonas sp. PAMC28666 encodes:
- a CDS encoding haloacid dehalogenase type II has protein sequence MPHLKLANIRACVFDAYGTLFDVNSAAEQVQDALGDKWRPLAEMWRTKQLQYTWLRSLTGRHADFWQVTGDALDFSLACFNLTDAHLRNRLMDLYLQLRPYPEVENTLATLKARGLQCAILSNGSAGMLSSAVGNAGIGNLLDAVLSVDDAGIFKPHPSVYQMAVDRFDVKPSEICFISSNGWDAFSAKAFGFHVVWCNRFAQPAERIPDVPDAEITNLSALPDLVGTP, from the coding sequence ATGCCACATCTCAAACTTGCGAATATTCGCGCCTGCGTATTTGATGCTTACGGGACGCTGTTCGATGTCAATAGTGCTGCCGAACAGGTGCAGGACGCGTTAGGAGATAAATGGCGCCCGCTTGCGGAGATGTGGCGCACCAAACAACTTCAATACACGTGGCTGCGCAGCCTGACCGGGCGCCATGCAGATTTTTGGCAAGTCACCGGTGACGCGCTGGACTTTTCGCTGGCGTGTTTTAATCTGACGGATGCGCATTTGCGAAATCGTCTGATGGATCTGTATCTGCAACTGCGTCCCTATCCTGAAGTGGAAAATACGTTAGCGACACTTAAAGCCCGCGGCTTACAATGCGCGATTCTTTCGAACGGTTCAGCGGGGATGTTATCGAGCGCTGTCGGCAACGCCGGGATAGGCAATCTACTTGATGCTGTGTTGTCGGTGGATGATGCGGGTATCTTTAAACCGCATCCGTCTGTGTATCAAATGGCGGTCGATAGATTCGACGTGAAGCCGAGCGAAATATGTTTTATATCTTCAAACGGTTGGGATGCGTTTTCCGCCAAAGCGTTTGGCTTTCACGTCGTTTGGTGTAATCGGTTTGCACAACCAGCCGAGAGAATTCCGGATGTGCCTGACGCTGAGATCACGAATTTGTCGGCGTTGCCTGACCTGGTCGGCACCCCTTAA
- a CDS encoding flavin reductase family protein codes for MTDSIHFYQPSEGHRLPHDPFNAIVGPRPIGWISSQDAEGKYNLAPYSFFNAFNYIPPIVGFSSIGRKDTLNNIEATGEFVWNLATRPLAEAMNRCSAPVGHGVSEFELAGLTPLASHIVRPPRVAESPVSFECKLTQIVQLRGASGTAVESWLVLGEVVGVHIKSTLLVEGVYDTAAAEPILRGGGPADYFQALPEGLFRMFRPRA; via the coding sequence ATGACAGACTCCATCCATTTTTATCAACCATCCGAAGGGCATCGCCTGCCCCACGATCCGTTCAACGCGATTGTCGGCCCTCGCCCTATTGGCTGGATTTCATCGCAAGACGCGGAAGGTAAATACAATCTTGCACCTTATAGTTTCTTCAATGCATTCAACTACATCCCACCCATCGTTGGCTTTTCCAGCATAGGGCGCAAAGACACGCTGAACAACATTGAAGCCACCGGCGAATTCGTCTGGAATTTAGCAACTCGTCCCTTGGCAGAGGCCATGAACCGATGCTCTGCGCCAGTCGGACACGGCGTTAGCGAATTTGAATTGGCGGGTCTTACCCCGCTAGCCTCTCATATTGTCCGGCCGCCTCGCGTAGCAGAAAGTCCAGTCTCGTTTGAATGTAAATTAACGCAGATTGTGCAATTACGCGGTGCTTCCGGAACAGCGGTAGAAAGTTGGCTGGTATTAGGCGAAGTGGTCGGTGTCCACATCAAGAGCACATTGCTGGTAGAGGGCGTCTACGACACCGCTGCAGCTGAACCTATCCTACGCGGCGGCGGTCCGGCCGACTACTTTCAGGCACTACCAGAAGGCTTGTTTCGCATGTTTCGCCCACGGGCCTAG